GCGATCTGCCCCGGCACGATCGAAACGCCGTCGCTGCAAGATCGGATCAATGCCTTCGACGACAAGGTGAAGGCAAGGGCCGAATTCATCGCGCGCCAGCCCATGGGGCGGCTGGGTACCCCCGAAGAAATCGCTTCGCTCGCGGTTTTCCTGGCCTCAGACGAGAGCACCTATATGACGGGCGCCATCGTGATCGTCGATGGCGGGATCACGCTCTGACGCCGTTGCAAACGGCCGTCAGTAAGTCGCTCGTCCGCCGGAAATGTCGAATACGGCGCCCGTGGAGAACGAGCAGTCCTTGGACGCGAGCCAGCTCACCAGCGATGCGATTTCCTCGACCTTGCCGAAGCGTCCCATCGGAATCTTCGATAGCATGTAATCAATGTGTTCCTTCGACATTTGCGCGAAAATATCCGTCTCGACCGCGGCCGGCGTGACACAGTTCACGATGACGCCGTTCCGCGCCACTTCTTTGCCAATCGATTTGGTGAGGCCGATGACGCCAGCCTTGGCAGCACTGTAGGCGGAGGCGTTCGGGTTGCCTTCCTTACCCGCGATCGACGCGATGTTGACAATGCGCCCGTATCCCCTTTCGATCATTCCGGGCAGGACCGCCGCGGAGCAGAGATAAACGCCGATAAGGTCGATTTCGATGATGCGCCGCCATTCTGCACTCGTGTACTCCCAACTCTTGACGTTCGAGCCGGCGATGCCCGCGTTGTTGACGAGAATATCGACCTGCCCCAGGGCTTTCATGGTCGCCTGGAGTGCATTCTTCACGGAAGCCTCGTCGGTCACGTCAACCTTGAAGCCGAGCGCACTATCTTTCCGGGCAAGCCGTTCTGCAGCGTGGCGCACTGCCGGCTCGTCGATGTCCCAGATCGCAACCGCGGCACCCGATGCGACGAAGCGTTCAGCAATGCCGTAGCCGATCCCGCGCGCCGCACCTGTAACGACTGCCCTCTGGCCCTTTAGATCGATTGCGTTCATGGTCACTCCCCGGCGTCACGCCCCTCGATTAGTCTGGGCGGCATGATGCGCGAGAACGCGGGGCCGATCAAACCCTCAGTCTGCACGAACGAGGTTTCTATTGGCCCAGTTTGAACCCGGCGAAATAAGCGGGAAGCGGCGTACCGGAGGGTAGCCGCGGGTCCGGAACAGGAACGCCTGTGGCGATGGAAAGGGGTAATACGCCCGCCCAGCACGGTAGCGCATAGTCCGGCTCGTCATCGACTGGAGGGCCCGTGCGCACTTTCGCGGAAACCTCCTCAAGTTCCATCCACAACACTTTGGTCGCCTTGATCTCCTGTTCGTTGGGTCCTCGGATTTCCTTCCAGCGCCCGGGGAAAAGTCGTTCGGTGAAATGTTCCAGCGCTTCGATCTTCTCCGTTTTGCTCGCGACGAGCTGTGCAATGCCGAAGGCCATGACCGAGCGGTAGTTGATCGAATGATGAAAGCCGGAGCGCGCCATCACGAACCCGTCAAGATGGGTAACGGTCAGGCACACGGGCACACCGCATTCGAGTGTACGCAGCATCCGGCTTGCGGACGAGCCGTGCCAATATACCCGATTGCCATGGCGCCAGTAAGCCGTCGGCGTCACGTAGGGCGATCCGTCGATCACGTAGCCGACATGGCAAATCACCCCTGCGTCCAGGATCGCGTAAACGCCTTCTTTGTCGTAGAGTGCCCGCTTGGGCACACGCTTGAGCTTGGTCCTCTTGGTAGGGCTATAGGCGTCCATTGTGTCGTCCATGTTCCTTGTGACACGGGAGCGCGCTTAACCGGCCGGCATCCATATCGGCAACGTTCGGTTTGTCGCTGAGAAAGTCGTAGTCGAAAAGTGGACCTGCTAAAAGTACCACTTCAAGGTCTTTTACCAGACCACTCTATCGCCGCCGGTCGACCCGCCGGCGGGTTATCTCGATTGCTCTTGCGAGTGCGATGACTCCCTCCCGAAGGGCAGGCTCATCCCAAGCGGCATAGCCGAGGATCAGTCCCGAGGGTGCTGGCTTGGTGCGGTAGTACCTCGACAATACGCCAGGCGAGACGCGATCGTGGGGCAGTGCTGCTGCAACAGACTCGTCGCTGACGCCGTGCTGCAGATGCCCCACAAGATGGAGGCCAGCATTGGAGGGGCGAAGTACCAGAGCGCCTTCGAGATGGCGCTGTGCCAACGCGACGAGCGTGTCTTGACGATCTTTGTATAGTGCGCGCATGCGGCGGATGTGGGCGGCAAATCCACCCGACTCCATGAATTCTGCGAGTGCTGCTTGAGTTATCGCGACCGCATGCCCGTCGATCTGTCGGCGCGCGGCCGCGAACACGTCGACCAAGTGAGCGGGGCATACCATATAGGCGAGACGGAGCGAGCGGAACATCACTTTGCTGAAAGTTCCGACATAGATTACGCGCTCCCCGCCATCGAGGCCATAAAGCGCGGTAAGCGGCTTTCCGCCATAACGGAACTCGCCGTCGTAGTCGTCCTCGATGATCACGGCACCCGCGTGACTAGCCCATTCGAGAAGCTCAAGGCGCCGTGCGAGAGTCATGGTGGCGCCGAGGGGATAGTGGTGAGACGGTGTCACGGAGGCGAGCCGCGCATGGGGTGCGATCGACTGGCCAGCGCGGGTGTCGATTCCCTCGCCATCGACCGGTATCAGGGCGAGTCTTAGGCCCGCCG
The Alphaproteobacteria bacterium DNA segment above includes these coding regions:
- a CDS encoding SDR family oxidoreductase, with protein sequence AICPGTIETPSLQDRINAFDDKVKARAEFIARQPMGRLGTPEEIASLAVFLASDESTYMTGAIVIVDGGITL
- a CDS encoding pyridoxamine 5'-phosphate oxidase family protein, translating into MDAYSPTKRTKLKRVPKRALYDKEGVYAILDAGVICHVGYVIDGSPYVTPTAYWRHGNRVYWHGSSASRMLRTLECGVPVCLTVTHLDGFVMARSGFHHSINYRSVMAFGIAQLVASKTEKIEALEHFTERLFPGRWKEIRGPNEQEIKATKVLWMELEEVSAKVRTGPPVDDEPDYALPCWAGVLPLSIATGVPVPDPRLPSGTPLPAYFAGFKLGQ
- a CDS encoding SDR family NAD(P)-dependent oxidoreductase, which gives rise to MNAIDLKGQRAVVTGAARGIGYGIAERFVASGAAVAIWDIDEPAVRHAAERLARKDSALGFKVDVTDEASVKNALQATMKALGQVDILVNNAGIAGSNVKSWEYTSAEWRRIIEIDLIGVYLCSAAVLPGMIERGYGRIVNIASIAGKEGNPNASAYSAAKAGVIGLTKSIGKEVARNGVIVNCVTPAAVETDIFAQMSKEHIDYMLSKIPMGRFGKVEEIASLVSWLASKDCSFSTGAVFDISGGRATY
- a CDS encoding PLP-dependent aminotransferase family protein, with the translated sequence MSHRAVPHLAVTRRDPTALIDNLALDEGSAEPLMRQLYRALRDLILSGSLKSGAKLPSTRTLARHLKVARTTIISAFELLAAEGFIDGAAGSGTYVAETLVPEAQAMQRGKAVVKPGAPPRLSARGRALGTFERESALSEANIFAPTLPALDAFPFDEWRRLLARACRREGRNLLDAGDPRGWPQLRQAIAGYLGPARGVVCDPAQIIVLSSARQAGQLAARLLADDGDFAWVEEPGYPEVDAALLSAGLRLALIPVDGEGIDTRAGQSIAPHARLASVTPSHHYPLGATMTLARRLELLEWASHAGAVIIEDDYDGEFRYGGKPLTALYGLDGGERVIYVGTFSKVMFRSLRLAYMVCPAHLVDVFAAARRQIDGHAVAITQAALAEFMESGGFAAHIRRMRALYKDRQDTLVALAQRHLEGALVLRPSNAGLHLVGHLQHGVSDESVAAALPHDRVSPGVLSRYYRTKPAPSGLILGYAAWDEPALREGVIALARAIEITRRRVDRRR